The sequence below is a genomic window from Gossypium hirsutum isolate 1008001.06 chromosome A11, Gossypium_hirsutum_v2.1, whole genome shotgun sequence.
CATCTATATATGTTAAATGCATGATTTACTATTGAGGCAAGCTCATATCATCATATGAATTGTTTCGTATTGAATGGTGTTGAATAGTGAGAATTGGACTAAACTAAATGAAGTAGAAAATAGTATGATATAGTTGATGCATGATATGTGACATGAATATAGTATGAACCATGCTATGTGATATTGGGATGAAGTAGAAAATAGCATGATATAGTTGatgcatgatatgtgatatgactATAGAATGAACCATGCTTTGTGATATTGGGATGAAGTAGAAAATAGTATGATGTAGTTGATGCGAGATATGTGATATGAATATAGAATGAACCATGCTATGTGATATTGGGAATATATGAAGTGAAGATGAATTGAAATGGggttatgatattgaatatgaattgatatgTAAATTGGTTATAAAATGTAGTTGGATATTGAATACCCTATAAATTGTTTGGATAaaattggatatagttggcatgctatagggtTAGATTGTGTATGGGTTATACTTCGACTATATGTTAATGGGTGCTAGGTGCATATTATTTCATACGTTCCAATGAGGCACTAGATGTCagattggtgtgttggttggatgatCTGTGTATCAATCTGAGTatgagtcaagttaatagggataTAAAGTATGAACTTGATAAacaatattgaattgaaatgataatGATAATGTAAAATGTGATTAAAGTTAGCACGTGAAAGATCATGTGAATCGGATAGAAATGAGCCTTGGGGGCCGAATCAAATATGAATGAGTCAATAGACTCAAGAGAGAGAAAATTGTATTTGTCTTGAAAGATTGTGGCATTGATTGAAATTGAAGATTGAGTATCATATTGTTTTATGCATATGtgcttgaaattaaaatgaaaattgtttGTACCTTTGTTATCATAAAGTATGGTATTGAATGTTTCAATTGGTTATTAAATGAGCTAATGTATAAGATTGACATTGAATAATGAACATGTAAATTGGCATGATTGAACCTTCATTTATTGATTGAATCATTATTGTGAATATACTCATTTTATGACTTGAACCATGGAAGTATCATTGAGTTTTATCACTCAACGTACgatttgtttatttcatgtgaaggTATCAACGGATCTTAAGGTTTCGTCAAATAAAGTATTATTCGAATCGTAGAATCTCGACTCAGTAATGTTTGTATAGTTCTTTACATTTCAATagatgacatgtacctaggtttgAATCATTTTAGGATTGTAAATGGTTAATGAAGTATTTTGATTAAGGAATGATAATGAAGGTTGACATATGCATTGTTATAACTATtgagaaatgtgcccatattgtaataaacatgtaactgtttttatgtatttaaatgatgaataaaattaatttcacatttcactattatatcttttgtatttctgtctttcatagtttgcatacatagcaaaactaacaagcaaatattagctcattgattgtctaagttcgaactgatgataagtggcactgtaagaatgtttacattgcgagaaagataacttacttcagtagataatctaaacgagctcgtaatcccgtaaaagaatcaaagagagcatttgattcaaatacatagaagaattATTATGTCGTGTACAGTTCCAATTAGGAGATTATTAGTCTTAGTTACCAGAGTAGCTGACTCCACGAGTAGAAACATAAATGTACTTATTAGAAGAACAATACATTGAActggacccaagttgaattaatttcgattttgtttgtgaattaatacacttgtgatgttcatggtgagacttacctaaatcttgagttagccactgaccatgcgtatgtaactcaagtgctttgatataagtggaggcttatgctctaaagatgatcgagccgatAGCGGCATGTTGGGTACATGATTTGTGTATAgtatgactttactagcaacaatgaaaTTCATAACTCGATTAAAGACTtgatgatatcctctcattgacattatgtggattgataaatatggaacgtggtcacGGCTTGTTTGTTCTCGAATGAGAAATTTGTCACAATAAttagttgacagtgatcatattaatcattaagaagacacagtggtgacaatgagataaaataggattgtactGAGTGAATGagtttaactcaaaggaattaaggatatcatatgagggtaagaCACACATGACGATGTCATTGGACAAAATAGTTGGATAAATTGCTTTCACAAAGAGTGTATAATAAGAGTGTATAATAagaagttttcaatcatggtacttcttgtggactgactccatgattaagtaaattgcgaaTTATTGGAACGATGCTTTTAGACATAATTGCAAGTACTCAAGCCAAATCGTATATGTAAttcgattggtccctccgctagttcaacaaaagctcgatcggactccatttgaatcagaagaaaattttacaactttggaaataatttaattgagtcgatttattcaatgtggaattaaattaagcAATCATGAGAATTATTCAActaaataatttgattaaagaattttcttgaaaattttatttggaaaatctcagtgatttttgggaaatttaattttgatcaagtatacttaaattaattaaattaaatatggtatttttataaattaattttcaagtctaACAATTGGCCCAAtcggtaattgaacttgaaaattggacccgATAACGAAAATTGAACTCAAGAACCAAAACTCAAAAATTGGACCGACGTCGGTCAGGCCGTCAATAGTCTGGACAGAATTGGCTAGGCCCATTCAGGCAAAATGACGATAATTCAAGGTGCCGGTGGAGTTGTGTCGGCGGTGGCACTACCGAGCACGAAAATTGCAATGACGACAATCCAGTGGCCGGCGAATGGTCAGCAACGGTGGTTCTTCAGTGGTAGAGCAGTGAAAAAATTAGACTCCTAATGAGACTCTATAAGgtaacttgatttcaaattaactttttcaaaaataatattgttttaatgaatttcatattaaatttaatttaatatttatctatataatattttattaaattaatattaatgtgattaattCTAATTCTAGTTGAGCTCTctttaaactctccctatataaagagagcatgaATCATTATTCTCATACACTTGAATTCAAAAAAAGTTGgagaaagaattttttttgaataaattattttaaaaattttctagaaatattctttttatttacaaaattttctgATTCAAAATGAGCCCACACTTGACAGACGCGAGCTAGAGGATAatagagaagactactcggttgaaacattcatcctagacgaatcataAATGTAcgattttaattaattgtttattattttaaataacacAACCAATTTcttgtttttagaaaaaaatttaaactctgATTTTCCCTTAAACCTATTTTTCTATGCGTTTTTCAAACCCGATCTTCCAACAATAACAtgtgtatatatgttttaaaGCTTCAAAAGGTAGGAAATGTGTAATTGAATATCATCATGGGTTAAAATGTTTTTCATGATGGGTTATTAGACTAATTGAATTAAATGAAGTAGATTTTGAAGGAATTTGTTTATAGAGTCGCGACGCAAATTTGTTGATGTCACGACACCAACTTTCGATGCCGCAACATCCTTTGTTTGAAGTCGCGACGCCAACCCACTGTTTTCAAAGTTGCAACATTGCACTCTTGAAGTTTACATTCTAGTCCTCAAATGGTCTTGGATTATCATaggagcttttgtaagctcgtaaACCCCAATAAGAATATAAAGCACGTTATATTGAAGTACTGTCTAGATTAACTTGTATAAATTATTGAATGGGTTGAAATTGTATTCGTAGTTGCTTTGGCAACAAATATGATGTGATATCTGTAGCTCAAACTCGATAATATGTCAAGTATAAGGTGTTATACAAATACTTCATTTTGATTAAAAGATTGATATAATTTTTAAGACTTGTcaacactattaaaattatttggtAAATTCAAGTACACtataatactttttttattatataactatcaaatgagtttttttttaaatatcaaaccaATGAATTTAACTGTATTAACAGTTAGATGGATTTTTAAAtacaaagaataaaaaatttaaaatcctaaaataaaaaaataaaaaataaaaattaaatttcaaatatataaaaataaaaatattttaatattcggTTTTTTACATTATAATTTAACCTACAAAATTAATCCAATACAGAGTAGGGTAGAAATCATACTGATATTTACGAAATTAGGGATAAGATTGAAATATATAGTTTAAAGATTTGGAAACATCTAAGCAGTCAGTCATCTATCATACAATTAATGGCCATGGGGTTGGGGGATAATTGAAGAATGTACATCGGGAGCCTTTTTGATGTACCCATAACCATCCTTCTATTAATAGCATAAGGTTCTAACTCCTCGGCTTTGGTGTTGGTCTATGGTCCCAATGCCATGCAGCTCGCTATAATCATCTGTCAAACTAACGCTCTATCAAATCGCATCGATACTCTGTCTCATCACATGAAATGGAAGTCTATTATTTGCCATATGATTAATACATcaaatattctttttattttgagtataattaatatattgtttttgttgattttatgatttataaatattaattttttcgagatttattattagtccttttaataatattatttttgttatttgaatttatattttattgttaaaaacataatgtcttttattattatatttaatatttgttggtattaaataatttttttttgtaaaaccctctttgataaattaaaaatttaagttataatatttatttgatattttatttgaaGTTAAGTACTTAATATAATTAAATGgtttgataaatataaattttaaattatgataaaaaaatattttacatttttatccttaattttaagatgttttgaaaaaaattaaatttaaataactttactatgaaaaataaatatcattATTGAGAATAAAAAAGAGTTGAAggttcatatttcatataaaatattgttgaataaaagaacaaattaaacatattttttattaagtaataattaagtctatatttacttatcattttatttttttaattctattaagTAGTTTAAATTAAAGGTTatcgtaatttaaaaaaaattactgaaaatattaagctttttttttcaagaaatatagactatttttgttttattgaaaaatgaaaaatattaaaaaaatgtgtttagttgaaatatttaaaaaataatttttggaaaatgaaaacgaaaatatgtgaaaattgaaCTTATGAAAACAAAGATATTTTTTGAATAATCCTATTATAGGTTTTGGTCATATACGCTTTTTTATtacacaatgcctagaactatcgTAACTTTTtcccaacctataaataggaaaataatgtACTTCAACATACTTAAACTCACGTCTTCTTGCATTGATAATAATACCCATACTAATTGAACTAAAACTCAACcgacataaaaataaaaaaaattaatattatttaaattgacactaattcaaactcatataaatttaaaatattaaaattgatatcattatataaatgtaaaattttgtattatatttgtgaagcaagtttaaggTAGAGGGAGAGCGAACCGCCAATATCACCCAGATGGTACTGGTCAAATTCACATGGGCAAAGGCAATGTCAAccgttaaaaaaaaaacaaattggaGTAGAAATACGATGGAAACAAGTATGTATACGAATACAATACATGTTAGCCAGCCTTGCATACGGAGGAAACCGTAGGACCTACGGCTTTGATTATTAGTcagaaaatgtatatatgtatctCTTCCTTCATTAGTTGCATGTTTGCCACGTACACCTTTCATGTTCTCCATGCAATTCTGCTCTCTCACGTGAAGAGAGAGATACAGAGTCTCTCTTAcgttacaaaaataattttctttaattcGTTGAACGTTGAAACAGTCTACTTGGCGGCTTACAGTGAAGTTGGCGAATGGAAAATCAGTGGAAAACGCTGCCCACACTCAGTTTTTGATGTCCTAACCCTAATAATATCTTTTTAACTTCACAaattaaagagagaaaaaaaaaaggtgaaaggaAAGGGACGAGTTTGATTGGGGAGTAGGAGCGGTGAATGgaaaaagaagaaggtagaatCACGAGAAACTTGGGTTTGGTTTTAGAAAGATTTAATTCCAAATTAATTAAAGGTGTTGCATGTAGAAAATGGCAAATTTATTAACATATGGGCTCTAATAATTGCTTTGCTTTATATTTGAATGAAAGATAGTACAATACCAACAGCTAACCCTGCAATTTTTCACTCTACAATGCGTGAagtgattatatatattttttaatttaggataaattataaaaatagtcacttttgtttgcttcatattatattttagtcacttatgtttaaaatgttacgttttagtcacttacgttatcgttttgttacaaaaTAATTACTTTACCGTTAAATTTCGTTATCTCCTTAACCAGTGGCGGAGCCAAGGGAGGGCTGGCAGTGGCCCTGGCCCcccctaaaatgatttttttcatttaagcactttataatttatcaaattttaaattagtaatgataaaattgtaatttggtcccttcaaaaataataaaaatttaattgaatactttaaaaattataaagatatatattattaaaatggtgaaattgtatttttaccattgtaaaaatatacaatttaattccaacCCTCCCCAAAAATTTCCTAACTCTGCCATTGTCCCTAACGACAGTTCATGTagtagtccaaatgggttttaaatgccaacttggatgtctaattgttgggatgaaaataggtttttaataaaataaatttaatttggactatcACGTAGGAcatctaagttggcatttaaaactcatttgaaccgccattagggaggtaacaaagcttaacagtagagtgactatttcgtaacaaaatgataGCATAAAcaattaaaacgtaacatttcaaacataaatgactaaaatgtaatccgaGACAAATAAAAGTGGCTATTTTATAGTTTACTTTTTGGCCGGCTTCTCTCTATCAATCTTTAATGATACGATTGGCATGTATGTCAGATATGTTTTTcagtaataattataaaaaatagtacATATAACATGTATTATGTGATTTCATTTAACATATATAAGAATATGCTATAGTTGTTCCATATTTCTGGGTTTTGAATGCAAACAAACGAAGATATGTCATCTCTCTCTCTGAGAAGatgatatatcaaataattattttcattcattctaAGGTTTAACGACAGAGTTATATTGTGTAAAATATCTTGAATTTCAATATTAAATTGATGATGGTTGCTTTGACTAATTAATAAAACTCAGTCAAAACCCAAATTAGACGTAAAGAGAGGTAGAAATTTCAGTCATTATATCAACCCTTAGTTCGACTAAGCAAGTTGATTATCAACTTGCAACCACATCATTTATTGTGTTAAAAAAGTCTTTATTTTTTGGGGTAAGGATTTAATAAATTAGTTCTAAATGAGAAGTAAAAGTTGGAAAAGTTAACTTCCATAAGAGGATTATGTGTTATCATACGTCAAAATTTTTAGTTAGAAAATTCGTCATATAGTAATGATTCTTGTGATTGAGGGTTTTATTATCGTTTTGAGTatgaaatagttttaaaatttatagctAGTATCTATCCGTTAATGAGCCTACAAAATGCAGaaagttaattattaagtttgCTCTAATAAATACATTGagacataaaaaaaattagttaagagatttaaaagagtttaattttctatattttaaaaaattttctttaaatttcactattATCTACATACCACAtccataaatataatataattataataaataaagaattagATGAAAAATTGGGAAGAACAATACAAAACTTATAAATGTGGCATATGCAAAAGTTGGGAATGATAAAACCCACAACTCGCAATTAAAAATGGTGATATTTACCACCCATATTAGCTGGAATGCTCGGCTTTCGTAGTATTGTTTCGATATATGCCGATGGATTCAATTTGTATTGGCTAATATTTTGTGTATTGATctgtataaaaaaaatgaagtttaaatttaaaatttttactatttatttttaatttcttgaatGATGAATTATTATAAGCACAATATAAGTTTATTTTCTACATGgaatattttgtttaaataataaaGTGTGTTTGTGAAACTTATTAAAGagtattttatgtttaaaatttatttaaattagttatttgatatttataaataattttttaaaataacgataaatttaaaatgatacacTAAAATAAATAAGTACCAATATATATCATTatcaatagaaaaaaaatacatccCCTTATACAATACTAATTACCTTAAATCAAAGTCCCAAAACTTTTACCTTAACCAacatgaaaattataaatttaataatgtttTGAATGGGTTTATATATAGATAATGCTCTTTCACTTTTtgtgtataaatttatataataacaacatatcaaatataaaatcaaaacaaTTACTTATATTATGTTGAGTTAGACCTATTATAAGAGATGAAGATAATTTCTTTtttgtcaaaattaaattatgaatttttaaaagttCTCACAAATAAAAGTTATactgttataaaaaatttataaaaaaattattcaattatttataccGATTCTTAAAAATCAATAGATTTAATGTATTTCTTTAAATCGATACCCAATTGAAACCAGCATACAATGTGAATGTGAAGAAGCAAATAGAGATatagttttaaataattatataaaaatatttaagaagaaatgaaaaatgaaaaaaaaaacaaaaagaaacgtCGGTATCTCGACCCAATCCAATCCGACCCACATGTATGGATATCCAAGTATTAGAAGATGGGgcagaaaatgaaaaatagaaaaaaaaggaaaaacataaAGCAAGAAAGCAAGTAGCGATAGACACATGGTTCATAGACACAGACGTAATAGACGAATAGATAAAAAGCAGAGGACAGGGAGAGCCACTCTCCCTTCATTTGCCAATGCTTCGCTACATTTTGTAACGTTCAAACTTTCATACTTCAAatcctctctcttctttttcccCCAATATTATGATTCTCTGCTGAATAAAGCTTCTtcacttttctcttctcctttttctCATTTCTTCTTTCCCTCTGCTGCTGTAACTGCCTTTTTCTTTCTCTACTAAACCTGTTGAAAAGAGAGGCTGCCCGAGAGTGAAGACATGGTCCTTGGAGATAACGGCGTCGTTTGGATGGGCGgcgaagaggaagaagaagatgcGATTTCTTCTTGGACGCGGAACAACAACAACGACGGTAACGCCAATAATGAATTTGAGACTAAAGAGGACGACTTGGCTATGTCTGCTGCTTCTCTTTCCTCCTTCAAATCCATGCTGGATGCTGATTGGTACATTAGCCCGGCTATGAACCAGGACCTTCAGATCAGAGAACTTGGTTTTTGCTCCAACCAGGTGGATAACAGTCTCCTTCTTCACCACCAGATTGATTCCTCTGCTTCATGTTCTCCCTCCCAGGCCTTCACGCTTGACCCTTCCCAGTCTCACCCTTTGTTGCCTCCTAAATCTTGCTTCTCTTCTCTCCTCAATGTTTCCTGCCACAACCCTTTTGATAATGCCTTTGATTTCGCCTCCGAACCGGCTTTTCTCGCTCAGTTTCAGCCGAATCCCACCCCGAATTTGATGGCTTTCCCCCAGACTCAAATGGGTACTCCTGAGTTCAGTTCGAGCTCTGAGTTTCAAGGTACGAGATTGTTCGCAGGAACTGAAAATGCTTCTCCTTTGAGCGGTGGGTTTAGTGCTGGTGGTTTCGACGGGTCAGGGAATGTCCCGTTTgtgaacagagcaaagactttgAAGCCCCTTGAAGTTTTCCCTTCAGTTGGTTCTCAACCAACTTTGTTTCAGAAGCGAGCAGCCATGCGGCAGGGCTCTGGTGGGTCTGATAAATTGGGGAATTTGGATGTCTCAGGGCTGAGATTTGGAGGGGAAGCATCAGATGGAAAGAGGAAGAGACATGGGGAATTGGATATTGAGGAAGCCAGCATCGATGTGTCGGGTCTGAATTATGATTCTGATGACAGGAATGGTGATTGCAAACTGGAGGAGACTGTGAACAATGGTGGTTGCAACTCAAATGCAACCAGTACAGTTACTGGTGGTGGAGACCAGAAAGGGAAGAAAAAAGGGATGCCAGCAAAAAATCTGATGGCGGAGAGACGGAGGAGGAAGAAGCTCAACGATAGGCTTTACATGCTTAGGTCTGTGGTGCCCAAGATTAGCAAGGTATATCATCTTGAAAATCGCAACGAAATAATTATTATAGTGATCTTCCTATTTGGTCATTTGGGTTTATTTAGAATCTTGAAATGTGTCATTTGGTCTTTGACTCTTGAATTGAATGCTATGCCTCACCTATTTTATATTGACAGTTTGAGAACATGCATTTACTTATTTTTAGTATTTGccccttttcttttaatattacTTGTCCGTTGAGTGATTCTGATTGTAATTGTTTCGGGGTGATTTTAGTTTATTAGTTAGACAAAAGACATATTTTCTTGGTATTCTTTTAATTGAAACTGGTATTGTTGGCGGCTGCTCATTGTGGTTATCGTGTCATAGATGGATAGGGCTTCAATACTTGGGGACGCCATTGATTATTTGAAGGAGCTTCTGCGAAAGATTAATGATCTCCATACTGAACTTGAATCCACTCCACATGGCTCTTTGATGCCACCATCTACAAGTATCCACCCATTGACTCCGACCCCACCTACCCTTCCATGTCGTGTGAAGGAAGAACTATGCCCCAGCTCTTTGCCGAGCTCTAAAAGCCAACCCGCAAAGGTTTAACTTTTGGACCTAAAGTTTATAGTttgctttcttttctctttctttttttttccctattATTTGCTTAGTTTGCATAGTTTCTATAAGAAACTGATGTTTTTCAAGTCTTTTGCCTATTAGGCAAAAAATTTGACATGctcaataaaattgaaaatttcaaggCTGAAAGGCGCAAAACATGGATGCCAGTTTGTTCTATTCTGAAAGACTTACATGATATCAACAAGACAAATAAGCTAAACATTATTGTACTTTTTCTAATTTGACCATGAACTGGtagaaatttaaattatttatgtttaatgttGATTTTCGAGAGTTAATAGTGTGCCCTGTTAAACCTTTTAACATGTACTTGCAAATCAATAGGGTTTAATGTTCATCCATTTATATAGATCAAACATCTGCTCATCAAACTTgttaagttttaaatttgttGATTGACATAATCATGAAAATAGAAAAACTATATATTGTATTAATATGATAGACTGAGGAAGCTGaagttttaatttttgggcttctattcttgtttttgttcttttttttttcttttcttttttttttggcccTTATATTATTAGTTAAATGATATTACAACAGAGAAGTAATCATTGAACATGCATATCTTGCTCCAAATCCCTGTTGCTAACAAGCATAGTTCATGACTCTGTGCAATCCATAGTCTTAGTCAAACATCTTCTTTGATTTGATTAACGAATAACTGGAGCTATTTGTTATTTCCCCAAAGTTTCAATGATCTATATGCATTTGGATAGACATATTCCAGAAACTTTCACCAGGTTGTGAATGTGACTCTTTTTCCCTAAATGTTTTGAGCAACAACTCAAGTAGCTCCTagttttctaatttttgtttctGCAATTTCCAGGTGGAGGTTAGGGTAAGGGAAGGAAGGGCTGTCAACATTCACATGTTTTGTGCTCGCAGGCCAGGTCTCTTGCTCTCCACTATGAGAGCTCTAGACAACCTTGGATTGGATATACAACAAGCTGTAATTAGCTGTTTCAATGGGTTTGCACTGGATGTGTTCCGAGCTGAGGTACTCTTCTTCTCTTCTTGTCTTCATCTGCTTCTGTTGATTTCCATTTAAAGATCAACTTTGATACGTGTGTCTATCCAACTGATTATGTATGCTCTCCTCATATGATTGCGACTAACATCTaacaattttaatgaattttgtttCTTTCCAAGCCAAGCCAAGCCAATTCCGATGCAAAACCCAAAGCCCTAAATAGAGTTCTTTCTTGTGTTTTTAACTCTTGCAACAACAAAGTAATGGTCCTTTATGGAAGAAACTATGTTGTTTTCTTTGTATCTTTGTTAGTGTTAGTTTAGGTAAAAGGCAAGTTCAATTAATGTTATAGACCATGATCCGGAAACTCCTGAGAACTCTCTTCTTATTGTCCTGTTGTGTAGTATTCTGACTACATGTACTATTTTGCACATGGGTTGATGTAATTGAATCATGGTTTATAGTGGGACCTATGCTAGGCAATGCATTGATACACTTTTTCCCCCTTTTCTGTTGTTACATTTTTAAAGCCTTCCACCGGCCTCCTGATCTGAAGGCTAAATTAATGCTAATGGTTAATGATTGTTGATCGTAGATCattaaaagaatttgaaaatgTGGAAGCTGAAAGCTGTGAAATAAAATCATCTCAACTGTACTTGTGGAAAGCATTACGAAGTTTTGATGTGTTAATTAAGCATGCATGGGCTTGTCATTCATATGTTTTGATGGAGAGATTGATTGTTGGTTAATTGGTTTATTTGTTCAACAGCAATGCAGGGAAGGGCAAGAATTAATGGCTGAGCAAATCAAAGCAGTACTTCTTGATTCAGCTGGTTTCCATGGGATAATGTGACTTGGATAGCTTGTCTTGGGGTAGTTTATAAACTCAGTTTGCTGCAGCATCCCATTGGTGAAGGACCCATTTCAAGCAGAACATTTGTAGGTGGCGCAAGCAAAGCATCTTTAGCTGATAATGTTAATTACTTAGTGTTTATTTGAGAAGTACAACATTCTGATTTGCAGTTTTTATTTAGTAATT
It includes:
- the LOC107924344 gene encoding transcription factor ICE1, which encodes MVLGDNGVVWMGGEEEEEDAISSWTRNNNNDGNANNEFETKEDDLAMSAASLSSFKSMLDADWYISPAMNQDLQIRELGFCSNQVDNSLLLHHQIDSSASCSPSQAFTLDPSQSHPLLPPKSCFSSLLNVSCHNPFDNAFDFASEPAFLAQFQPNPTPNLMAFPQTQMGTPEFSSSSEFQGTRLFAGTENASPLSGGFSAGGFDGSGNVPFVNRAKTLKPLEVFPSVGSQPTLFQKRAAMRQGSGGSDKLGNLDVSGLRFGGEASDGKRKRHGELDIEEASIDVSGLNYDSDDRNGDCKLEETVNNGGCNSNATSTVTGGGDQKGKKKGMPAKNLMAERRRRKKLNDRLYMLRSVVPKISKMDRASILGDAIDYLKELLRKINDLHTELESTPHGSLMPPSTSIHPLTPTPPTLPCRVKEELCPSSLPSSKSQPAKVEVRVREGRAVNIHMFCARRPGLLLSTMRALDNLGLDIQQAVISCFNGFALDVFRAEQCREGQELMAEQIKAVLLDSAGFHGIM